One Haloplanus sp. HW8-1 DNA segment encodes these proteins:
- a CDS encoding MarR family winged helix-turn-helix transcriptional regulator, protein MTNSPDRTSIPDGGSLRRRDDPNEGDNGFDLDVELPEDSLFDLDDYLKMYEVASKPKQYLILEALAENNQLSTSELSMVLGEEDNALHYPLRTLKDVALIKNRRDPNTGTEETYSYYELTELGRIVLTEGIREGVQILARQEASLEDKYSK, encoded by the coding sequence ATGACTAACTCGCCCGACCGAACGTCAATTCCTGACGGCGGTTCGCTCCGACGGCGTGACGACCCTAATGAGGGCGATAACGGGTTCGACCTTGACGTTGAACTCCCTGAAGACAGCCTGTTCGATCTTGACGATTACTTGAAGATGTACGAAGTGGCGTCTAAGCCCAAGCAATATCTGATCCTTGAGGCGCTTGCGGAGAATAATCAACTCAGCACCAGCGAACTGTCAATGGTACTTGGTGAGGAGGATAATGCGCTCCACTATCCGCTCCGGACGCTCAAAGATGTCGCACTCATCAAGAACCGACGCGATCCGAATACGGGGACTGAAGAGACCTATTCGTACTACGAACTGACGGAGCTAGGACGGATCGTGTTGACCGAGGGGATCCGCGAGGGTGTCCAAATACTGGCTCGGCAAGAAGCATCTCTCGAAGACAAATATAGCAAGTAA
- a CDS encoding Cdc6/Cdc18 family protein translates to MIRDARVLRAGFVPREVEHRDAEVNHLSSVLEPITNGEPADTAIVTGPSGVGKTCVSKFVTERLREEVLDVEATYVNCWRNYSRFRTLYQILDDIGATIDIHRQSTPHDELIDRLQQYDGPRTVVILDEVDQLEDPSLIYDLHSMEQFAVICIANKEEELFSRVDDRLVSRLRSSEHVRMDKYHNEQLYDILSARTKWGLENDVITDEQLYQIADAAAGDARLAIGMLRSAASTADRENHEEITNDILLDAAEDARAQIKQKSLDSLTPHQRVVYDIVRDHGPLGPSEIHDHYTGAVDDPRTKRTVRTYLSKMAQYNLLEAEGTSRDREYSLVDSAAASPVS, encoded by the coding sequence ATGATCCGTGATGCTCGCGTCCTCCGCGCCGGGTTCGTCCCTCGAGAAGTCGAGCATCGCGACGCCGAAGTCAACCACCTCTCGAGCGTTCTCGAACCGATCACGAACGGAGAGCCAGCTGACACGGCTATCGTCACCGGTCCGAGCGGTGTCGGTAAAACCTGTGTCTCGAAGTTCGTTACCGAACGGCTCCGCGAGGAAGTGCTCGACGTCGAGGCCACCTACGTCAACTGCTGGCGAAACTACAGCCGCTTCCGAACGCTGTACCAGATCCTCGACGACATCGGCGCGACGATAGACATTCATCGGCAGTCGACACCCCACGACGAGCTCATTGATCGGCTCCAACAGTACGACGGTCCTCGAACCGTTGTCATCCTCGACGAGGTCGACCAACTCGAAGACCCGAGCCTCATCTACGACCTCCACAGTATGGAGCAGTTCGCGGTGATCTGTATCGCGAACAAGGAAGAAGAGCTGTTCAGCCGCGTCGACGACCGGCTCGTAAGTCGGCTGCGCTCAAGCGAACACGTCCGGATGGACAAGTACCACAACGAGCAACTCTACGATATTCTGAGTGCTCGAACGAAATGGGGCCTTGAAAACGACGTCATCACCGACGAGCAGCTCTATCAGATCGCCGATGCGGCCGCTGGTGATGCTCGTCTGGCTATCGGGATGCTTCGCAGCGCAGCCAGCACGGCTGATCGCGAAAATCACGAGGAGATCACTAACGACATCCTCCTAGATGCCGCTGAAGATGCTCGGGCCCAAATTAAGCAGAAGAGCCTTGACTCGCTTACGCCACACCAGCGGGTCGTATACGATATTGTTCGCGACCACGGGCCACTTGGACCCAGCGAGATTCACGACCACTATACTGGGGCGGTCGACGATCCGCGGACGAAACGCACTGTCCGGACCTACCTTTCGAAGATGGCACAGTACAATCTCCTCGAAGCAGAAGGCACGAGTCGAGACCGCGAGTACTCACTCGTTGATTCAGCAGCTGCGTCGCCAGTTTCGTAA
- a CDS encoding DUF7509 family protein: MEERLIEALDTSPYLSETEISKPRLLVYLMGPYKSYPPYESPSTELGVATTRTTLDEAVQNLQATETDFDADEALWLLIELRRRLRKERGVNAFLATDPEIPLYEMDAATQSVEFTKASVATVFIAPAMGDNLGVGIEIGSVCEHLSSQELREEVLFLGEQNVESSMIDAISDRWHVTVDEFDDFDGLYQAVKAHVRQVA; the protein is encoded by the coding sequence ATGGAAGAGCGGTTGATCGAGGCACTCGATACAAGCCCCTACCTCAGCGAGACAGAGATCTCCAAGCCCCGACTTTTGGTCTATTTGATGGGACCCTACAAGTCCTATCCACCCTACGAGTCACCCTCTACCGAGCTAGGCGTAGCCACGACGCGAACTACACTTGACGAAGCAGTCCAAAACCTCCAAGCTACTGAAACTGACTTTGACGCGGATGAGGCACTCTGGCTCCTTATCGAACTCCGACGACGACTCCGAAAAGAGCGAGGAGTCAATGCCTTTCTCGCGACGGATCCTGAAATCCCGCTCTACGAAATGGACGCTGCTACCCAAAGTGTCGAATTTACTAAAGCGTCCGTTGCAACTGTCTTTATTGCCCCGGCGATGGGCGACAACCTCGGTGTAGGAATCGAGATCGGATCTGTCTGTGAACATCTCTCGTCACAGGAACTCCGTGAAGAAGTGCTGTTCCTTGGCGAACAGAACGTCGAAAGTTCGATGATCGATGCGATTTCAGACCGCTGGCACGTTACAGTCGACGAGTTCGATGATTTCGACGGGCTCTATCAAGCTGTCAAAGCCCACGTCCGCCAAGTTGCGTAG
- a CDS encoding ribonuclease H-like domain-containing protein: protein MSTLATIAFDIETTGFSTTDQLTVVGFDAEIGSRVFLNTDGSACAADIEQRVNEHLATPVTLSVHDDEGALLDAVKTFVDATIAQRDVKLVAYNGETWKGGFDLPFLRTRLSHHEREWPFTELPYIDVMEVFSSRFNTSENSLTGVYDELVASGHGTVDPIGKSSEAVDAWETGDFEAVVLHNVADIRRTRALMDVAERYCSKSDFSMKSLDPVISEG from the coding sequence ATGAGTACACTCGCGACGATCGCATTCGACATCGAGACGACGGGGTTTTCGACGACTGACCAGCTGACCGTCGTCGGCTTCGACGCCGAGATCGGCTCGAGAGTGTTCCTCAATACAGACGGGAGTGCGTGTGCCGCAGATATCGAACAGCGCGTGAATGAGCATCTCGCCACGCCAGTAACGCTCTCTGTTCATGACGATGAGGGCGCACTGTTGGACGCAGTCAAGACGTTCGTCGACGCCACGATCGCACAGCGAGATGTCAAGCTCGTTGCCTACAACGGGGAAACCTGGAAGGGAGGATTCGATCTGCCATTTCTTCGAACGCGGTTGAGTCATCATGAACGCGAGTGGCCGTTCACCGAGCTGCCGTACATCGACGTGATGGAGGTCTTCTCCTCACGATTCAACACGAGCGAGAACAGCCTCACTGGAGTGTATGACGAGCTCGTGGCTTCCGGCCACGGCACAGTCGATCCAATTGGGAAAAGTAGCGAGGCCGTCGACGCGTGGGAGACTGGTGATTTCGAAGCGGTCGTACTCCACAACGTCGCCGATATTCGCCGCACACGAGCGCTGATGGACGTCGCCGAACGATACTGCTCGAAATCAGATTTTTCGATGAAATCGCTTGACCCAGTGATTAGTGAAGGGTGA
- a CDS encoding alpha/beta fold hydrolase, which translates to MPTESVNGAELYYESDGDGVPVVFLHGVLMSSRFFSEQQPLSDEYRVITLDFRGHGRSEKTETGHTLPQYARDLEAFLDAQGLSDVILVGWSMGSLVAWEYVRQFGTDRFRGFVSVEQQPLDLEQEDYEHGVFGFDELRGLMELAQTNPHELAWSLIDEMLVDEPNTVEQTLFDEITRVPPPITSAILFDQSVRDYREMVPDVDVPTLVCLGEDETMLENGGVEYVADNTPDAELERFTNSGHCPFLEEPERFNHVLSSFITGRC; encoded by the coding sequence ATGCCAACTGAATCGGTCAACGGGGCGGAGTTGTACTACGAATCGGATGGAGACGGAGTACCGGTTGTCTTCCTTCACGGAGTGTTGATGAGTAGCCGGTTCTTCAGCGAACAGCAGCCTCTCAGCGACGAGTATCGGGTGATCACCCTCGATTTCAGAGGCCATGGTCGTTCCGAGAAAACCGAAACCGGACATACCCTGCCTCAGTATGCTCGTGACCTGGAGGCGTTCCTTGACGCACAGGGTCTTTCTGATGTTATTCTGGTCGGCTGGTCGATGGGGTCGCTCGTGGCATGGGAATACGTTCGTCAGTTTGGGACAGACCGATTCCGCGGCTTCGTAAGTGTCGAACAACAGCCACTGGATCTTGAACAGGAGGATTACGAGCACGGTGTGTTCGGCTTTGATGAACTTCGTGGACTCATGGAGCTCGCACAAACAAATCCACACGAGCTGGCGTGGTCCCTCATTGACGAGATGCTCGTGGATGAACCGAATACTGTCGAACAGACGCTCTTCGACGAGATCACACGAGTCCCACCACCGATCACGAGCGCGATTCTTTTCGACCAATCAGTACGCGACTACCGGGAAATGGTTCCCGACGTGGATGTTCCTACCCTCGTGTGTCTTGGTGAAGACGAAACGATGCTAGAGAATGGTGGTGTCGAATACGTTGCCGACAATACACCTGACGCCGAGCTTGAGCGCTTCACCAATAGTGGTCATTGTCCCTTCTTAGAGGAGCCTGAGCGGTTCAACCACGTCCTTTCGTCGTTCATCACAGGACGCTGTTGA
- a CDS encoding restriction endonuclease: MSADDFGMKELGGNKDRFLEASRYVIELPDYTNPSANDLDHDKILNAREMLRFCIRRDEMDWFSVYHLLGKPSIDLLEDAYELMEGLRTSVRDGEDNAIGRYIINLSDLGVLSWYDTFIQRVEEGKQYQALPNKELLEKLYAMDPTEFEHFIADCWKEIGFSANVVPDEDDLGIDVIAQRQDPWREKHAIQVKRYQPDSTINLGTIRNYGAIDKMVDGDKSFLVTTAQFTENARKAAQDLDVELIDGIELTEFINDENLHDVVDRYVK; encoded by the coding sequence GTGTCGGCGGACGATTTTGGAATGAAAGAATTGGGAGGGAACAAAGATAGATTTCTTGAGGCTTCAAGATATGTAATAGAACTCCCTGATTATACTAATCCCTCTGCTAATGACTTAGATCACGATAAAATTCTCAATGCTAGAGAAATGTTGCGTTTTTGTATTAGAAGAGATGAGATGGATTGGTTTTCTGTATATCATCTGCTTGGGAAACCCTCAATAGACCTTTTGGAGGATGCATATGAGTTAATGGAAGGACTTCGTACGTCCGTTAGAGATGGGGAAGACAATGCTATCGGCAGATATATAATTAATTTGAGTGATTTGGGAGTTTTATCTTGGTATGACACTTTTATTCAAAGAGTAGAAGAAGGCAAGCAATACCAAGCGTTGCCTAATAAAGAATTATTAGAAAAACTATATGCCATGGATCCTACCGAATTTGAACACTTCATAGCGGATTGTTGGAAGGAGATAGGATTTAGTGCTAATGTGGTTCCAGATGAAGATGACTTGGGCATAGATGTAATTGCTCAACGGCAGGATCCTTGGCGTGAAAAACATGCTATTCAAGTCAAGCGATATCAACCAGATAGCACTATTAATCTAGGTACGATAAGGAACTATGGAGCAATTGATAAAATGGTGGATGGTGACAAGTCATTTCTAGTAACTACTGCTCAATTCACAGAAAATGCACGAAAAGCTGCTCAGGATTTGGATGTTGAATTGATCGATGGCATAGAACTAACTGAATTCATTAATGACGAAAACCTACACGATGTCGTGGATAGGTACGTAAAATAA
- a CDS encoding SDR family oxidoreductase, protein MNVLVAGSHGQVGQHVTRLLAESDHSVQGMVRVESQAPDIRDLDAEPVVADLTGDVSHAVEEIDAIIFAAGSGGEDVWGVDRDGAINIIDEAVSAGVERFVMLSSINADQPENSPEALREYLRAKGEADEYLQQSNLTYTIVRPGPLTNEGGTKRIKTGTDLDRDAIEIPREDVARTLIATLGAESTYDETFELAAGEVSIGEALETPHHT, encoded by the coding sequence ATGAATGTTCTCGTCGCTGGTTCGCATGGACAAGTTGGCCAACACGTGACCCGTCTGCTTGCTGAGAGCGATCACAGCGTTCAGGGGATGGTGCGTGTGGAATCGCAAGCACCAGATATCAGGGATTTGGATGCTGAGCCGGTTGTAGCGGATCTCACCGGTGATGTCTCACACGCCGTTGAAGAAATTGACGCGATCATTTTCGCTGCGGGATCGGGTGGTGAAGACGTGTGGGGTGTTGACCGCGACGGTGCGATTAACATCATTGACGAGGCGGTATCTGCGGGGGTAGAACGGTTTGTGATGCTTAGTTCGATTAATGCCGATCAGCCTGAGAATAGCCCCGAGGCGTTGCGAGAGTATCTCCGCGCAAAGGGTGAGGCCGACGAGTATCTCCAACAGAGCAACCTGACGTACACTATCGTTCGTCCTGGACCGCTGACAAACGAAGGTGGTACCAAACGAATCAAAACAGGTACTGATCTCGACAGAGACGCGATTGAGATCCCGCGAGAAGATGTCGCCCGGACACTGATCGCGACGCTCGGGGCTGAGAGTACGTATGATGAAACGTTCGAACTTGCGGCCGGTGAGGTGTCGATCGGTGAGGCGTTAGAGACGCCACACCATACGTAG